A single window of Amphiura filiformis chromosome 17, Afil_fr2py, whole genome shotgun sequence DNA harbors:
- the LOC140136899 gene encoding sialidase-4-like isoform X2: MNQSGYTIFRLPALIYHQGTFLAFCEGRYGTADSSVADMVLRRGTLKGSKVTWGQIQVVASEKEKNIRLHNHVPLIDHQKNVILLLYKSADRSLFLIKSTDIGQTWSKPVDIADQIFKKAPNDVKSFSPGPGHGVQLKSGRLVIQGCTNVKNDSGGRACHATVIVSDDHGTTWQMGGYVPTATSKGVDVQTNETAVAALSNGLVYLNSRTLGYDQPRGQSFSQDGGETFGPPQLVSNLIEPKNLRGAPAGCEGAVLGFQAPEKSLEPWRRCFPIQPIDIYA, translated from the exons GCTTCCCGCTTTGATTTATCACCAAGGAACTTTCCTCGCATTCTGTGAAGGTCGATATGGTACTGCAGACAGTAGTGTGGCTGATATGGTTCTACGTAGAGGAACTctaaaagggtcaaaggtcacttgggGTCAGATCCAAGTTGTTGCCAGCGAGAAGGAGAAAAATATAAG ATTACATAATCATGTGCCTCTGATTGATCACCAGAAGAATGTTATTTTACTCTTGTACAAAAGTGCTGACAGATCCTTATTTCTGATAAAG AGTACAGATATTGGACAAACGTGGAGTAAACCTGTCGATATAGCAGATCAAATCTTCAAGAAGGCACCCAATGATGTCAAGTCATTCTCACCAG GCCCAGGACATGGAGTTCAACTGAAATCGGGAAGACTTGTCATCCAAGGCTGCACAAATGTAAAAAATGATTCTGGTGGGCGGG CTTGCCATGCTACTGTCATTGTGAGTGATGACCATGGCACCACTTGGCAGATGGGTGGCTATGTACCTACAGCTACATCAAAGGGAGTTGATGTCCAAACCAATGAAACAGCG GTGGCTGCTCTTTCAAATGGCTTAGTATACCTCAACTCTCGCACACTAGGGTATGACCAACCCCGAGGGCAATCGTTCAGCCAGGATGGAGGGGAAACATTTGGTCCTCCTCAACTGGTATCAAATTTAATTGAACCGAAAAATCTCAGAGGTGCTCCGGCTGGATGCGAG GGAGCCGTTTTAGGATTCCAAGCACCAGAGAAAAGCCTTGAGCCATGGAGGCGTTGTTTTCCAATCCAGCCAATAGATATCTACGCTTAA
- the LOC140136899 gene encoding sialidase-4-like isoform X1, giving the protein MPKQDVFKMNQSGYTIFRLPALIYHQGTFLAFCEGRYGTADSSVADMVLRRGTLKGSKVTWGQIQVVASEKEKNIRLHNHVPLIDHQKNVILLLYKSADRSLFLIKSTDIGQTWSKPVDIADQIFKKAPNDVKSFSPGPGHGVQLKSGRLVIQGCTNVKNDSGGRACHATVIVSDDHGTTWQMGGYVPTATSKGVDVQTNETAVAALSNGLVYLNSRTLGYDQPRGQSFSQDGGETFGPPQLVSNLIEPKNLRGAPAGCEGAVLGFQAPEKSLEPWRRCFPIQPIDIYA; this is encoded by the exons GCTTCCCGCTTTGATTTATCACCAAGGAACTTTCCTCGCATTCTGTGAAGGTCGATATGGTACTGCAGACAGTAGTGTGGCTGATATGGTTCTACGTAGAGGAACTctaaaagggtcaaaggtcacttgggGTCAGATCCAAGTTGTTGCCAGCGAGAAGGAGAAAAATATAAG ATTACATAATCATGTGCCTCTGATTGATCACCAGAAGAATGTTATTTTACTCTTGTACAAAAGTGCTGACAGATCCTTATTTCTGATAAAG AGTACAGATATTGGACAAACGTGGAGTAAACCTGTCGATATAGCAGATCAAATCTTCAAGAAGGCACCCAATGATGTCAAGTCATTCTCACCAG GCCCAGGACATGGAGTTCAACTGAAATCGGGAAGACTTGTCATCCAAGGCTGCACAAATGTAAAAAATGATTCTGGTGGGCGGG CTTGCCATGCTACTGTCATTGTGAGTGATGACCATGGCACCACTTGGCAGATGGGTGGCTATGTACCTACAGCTACATCAAAGGGAGTTGATGTCCAAACCAATGAAACAGCG GTGGCTGCTCTTTCAAATGGCTTAGTATACCTCAACTCTCGCACACTAGGGTATGACCAACCCCGAGGGCAATCGTTCAGCCAGGATGGAGGGGAAACATTTGGTCCTCCTCAACTGGTATCAAATTTAATTGAACCGAAAAATCTCAGAGGTGCTCCGGCTGGATGCGAG GGAGCCGTTTTAGGATTCCAAGCACCAGAGAAAAGCCTTGAGCCATGGAGGCGTTGTTTTCCAATCCAGCCAATAGATATCTACGCTTAA